The following coding sequences lie in one Montipora foliosa isolate CH-2021 chromosome 11, ASM3666993v2, whole genome shotgun sequence genomic window:
- the LOC137976734 gene encoding uncharacterized protein, translated as MLWDFSVRTDHEIEARRLDLLIIDKSEKNCQIIDVAIPEDGRVRAKEDEKEEKYQDLAREVRKMWGVRTKVIPIVVGALGTTPLRLKENLRTIGVDTSIELIQRCVLLGSARILRKVLEM; from the coding sequence ATGCTGTGGGACTTTAGTGTACGGACAGACCATGAGATCGAGGCTAGGAGACTGGATTTAttaatcattgacaaaagtgagaAGAACTGCCAAATCATAGATGTGGCAATCCCGGAAGATGGAAGGGTGAGAGCAAAAGAAgatgagaaagaagaaaaatatcaAGACCTTGCGAGAGAAGTTCGAAAGATGTGGGGAGTAAGAACAAAGGTGATACCCATAGTGGTAGGGGCGTTGGGAACAACACCACTGaggttaaaagaaaatttgaggaCCATAGGTGTAGACACATCCATTGAACTGATTCAGAGATGTGTACTGTTGGGatcggcaaggattcttagAAAAGTGCTGGAAATGTAG